One genomic window of Anas acuta chromosome 14, bAnaAcu1.1, whole genome shotgun sequence includes the following:
- the PCYOX1L gene encoding prenylcysteine oxidase-like isoform X2 — translation MGAPRILGVVVVGRASPPLSPGVTVWRAKFRKTRPILTLRLCLQPAHRFPRGHREASSPSPPATLPGRGASPGPSPPAATGGAASVLSALLPAQPGLRRRHLPAAPCPPPAGAEPVVRGGPGRALPLPLPPGPAAAAARAMAPLPPPLLLLLLLVPALPALPAASAGPAPPRSIGLKQRREVPGKSAIFSGEHFVLEETDWYLLNLFRLWWHYGISFLRLQMWVEEVMEKFMRIYKYQAHGYAFSSLEELLRSLGGDAFINMTQRSVAESLLEVGVTQRFVDDVIAAVLRSSYGQSVLVPAFAGAMSLAGAQGSMWAVEGGNKLVCSGLLKLTKANVIPARVTGISLHSSEGRALYQVHYEGSEGQGSSFYDMVVVTTPLHTSRSNFTFENFEPPIANFPRAFQPSVTSVVHGYLNSSYFGFPDPKLFPFASILTTDTPDLFFNAMDNICPVNISVAFRRKQPQEAAVWRVLSQQPLDKQQLKTLFRSYYSVQVTEWQSYPRYDSTKSLPPIVLHDNLFYLSGVEWVASSMEMIAVAAKNVALLAYNRWYQDLEKIDQKDLMHKVKTEL, via the exons ATGGGGGCACCGCGCATCCTCGGCGTGGTGGTTGTCGGTCGAGCATCGCCTCCTCTGAGCCCTGGCGTCACGGTGTGGAGAGCCAAATTTCGCAAAACAAGGCCGATTTTGACGCTACGCCTGTGTCTGCAGCCAGCCCACCGCTTCCCCCGGGGCCACAGGGAAgcgagcagccccagccccccggcCACGCTGCCCGGCCGGGGGGCGAGCCCGGGCCCCTCTCCCCCCGCAGCTACCGGAGGCGCCGCCTCGGTGCTCTCCGCCCTGCTGCCGGCCCAGCCCGGGCTCCGCAGGCGCCATCTGcccgctgccccctgccctcctccgGCGGGGGCCGAGCCTGTCGTGAggggcgggccgggccgggcgctgccgcTCCCGCtgccgccgggccccgccgccgccgccgcccgcgccatggccccgctgccgccgccgctgctgctgctgctgctgctggtgccggCCCTCCCGGCCCTCCCGGCCGCCTCCGccggccctgccccgccgcGCAGCATCG gccTCAAGCAGCGGCGCGAGGTGCCAGGGAAGAGCGCCATATTCAGCGGGGAGCACTTTGTCCTGGAGGAGACCGACTGGTACCTCCTCAACCTCTTCCGGCTCTGGTGGCACTACGGCATCAGCTTCCTGCGCCTGCAGATGTGGGTGGAGGAGGTGATGGAGAAGTTCATGAG GATCTACAAGTACCAGGCGCATGGCTATGCCTTCTccagcctggaggagctgctgcgcTCGCTGGGGGGTGACGCCTTCATCAACATGACACAGCGCTCGGTGGCCGAGTCCCTGCTGGAGGTGGGCGTCACGCAGCGCTTTGTGGACGATGTCATTGCGGCCGTCCTGCGCTCCAGCTATGGCCAGTCAGTGCTGGTGCCCGCCTTTGCAG gAGCCATGTCGCTGGCAGGGGCCCAGGGCAGCATGTGGGCAGTGGAAGGAGGCAACAAACTGGTGTGCTCGGGTCTGTTGAAGCTGACCAAAGCCAATGTCATACCTGCCAGGGTGACGGGCATCTCTCTGCACAGCTCGG AAGGGAGAGCCCTGTACCAGGTGCACTACGAGGGCAGCGAAGGCCAGGGCTCGTCTTTCTACGACATGGTGGTGGTGACAACTCCCCTGCACACCAGCAGGAGCAACTTCACCTTTGAGAACTTCGAGCCACCCATCGCCAACTTCCCTAGAGCCTTCCAGCCCTCTGTCACCTCTGTGGTGCACGGCTACCTCAACTCTTCCTACTTCGGCTTCCCTGACCCCAAGCTCTTCCCCTTCGCCAGCATCCTCACCACTGACACCCCTGACCTATTCTTCAACGCCATGGACAACATCTGTCCTGTCAACATCTCGGTGGCTTTCCGTCGCAAGCAGCCCCAGGAGGCTGCGGTGTGGCGAGTCCTGTCCCAGCAGCCACTggacaagcagcagctgaagaccCTCTTCAGGTCCTACTACTCGGTGCAGGTGACGGAGTGGCAGTCGTACCCCCGCTATGACTCCACCAAGTCCCTCCCGCCCATCGTGCTCCACGACAACCTCTTCTACCTCAGCGGTGTGGAGTGGGTGGCCAGCTCCATGGAGATGATAGCTGTGGCGGCCAAAAATGTGGCCCTTCTGGCTTACAACCGCTGGTATCAGGACCTGGAGAAAATCGACCAGAAGGACTTGATGCACAAGGTGAAGACTGAGCTGTGA
- the GRPEL2 gene encoding grpE protein homolog 2, mitochondrial: MAARCLPAARRRLGALLALGAARRGSLYFRVSPCVFSTAAQQRSTGDECGPEDPHDEPKHPLSDCALEHKAIRLEEQVRDLTERYRKALADSENVRRRTQKFVEDAKLFGIQSFCRDLVEVADILEKTAESAAEEAEPSNPNTTLKKIYEGLSLIEAKLQSVFAKHGLQKMNPVGGKYDPYDHEIVCHVPAEGMQPGTIALVTQDGYKLHGRTIRHALVGVAVESQE, from the exons ATGGCCGCCCGCTGCCTGCCGGCCGCCCGGCGCCGCCTCGGGGCCCTGCTGGCGCTCGGCGCGGCCCGGCGCGGCAG TTTGTACTTCAGGGTGTCCCCATGTGTTTTCAgcactgcagctcagcagagaaGTACAGGAGATGAGTGTGGCCCAGAAGATCCCCATGATGAGCCAAAGCATCCCCTTTCTGATTGTGCCTTAGAGCACAAAGCCATCAGATTGGAAGAGCAAGTCCGGGATTTAACT GAACGATACCGGAAAGCTTTGGCAGATTCTGAGAATGTCCGGAGGAGAACACAGAAGTTTGTGGAAGATGCCAAACTCTTTG GAATCCAGAGTTTCTGCAGGGACCTCGTGGAAGTAGCAGACATCTTGGAGAAAACTGCTGAGAGTGCTGCAGAAGAAGCAGAGCCTAGTAATCCAAATACAACTCTAAAGAAAATCTATGAAGGCCTGTCTCTCATAGAGGCCAAGTTGCAAAGTGTATTTGCCAAACATGGCCTTCAGAAGATGAACCCCGTTGGGGGCAAATATGATCCATACGACCATGAAATCGTCTGCCACGTACCAGCTGAGGGAATGCAGCCGGGCACGATAGCACTGGTGACTCAGGATGGCTACAAACTCCATGGCCGCACTATCAGACATGCACTCGTTGGCGTGGCGGTGGAGTCGCAGGAATGA
- the PCYOX1L gene encoding prenylcysteine oxidase-like isoform X1, with protein MGAPRILGVVVVGRASPPLSPGVTVWRAKFRKTRPILTLRLCLQPAHRFPRGHREASSPSPPATLPGRGASPGPSPPAATGGAASVLSALLPAQPGLRRRHLPAAPCPPPAGAEPVVRGGPGRALPLPLPPGPAAAAARAMAPLPPPLLLLLLLVPALPALPAASAGPAPPRSIAVVGAGLGGAAVAYFSQQQFGPQVQLDVYEQAGVGGRLATVTVNKQQYESGTASIHALSLHMQDFVKTLGLKQRREVPGKSAIFSGEHFVLEETDWYLLNLFRLWWHYGISFLRLQMWVEEVMEKFMRIYKYQAHGYAFSSLEELLRSLGGDAFINMTQRSVAESLLEVGVTQRFVDDVIAAVLRSSYGQSVLVPAFAGAMSLAGAQGSMWAVEGGNKLVCSGLLKLTKANVIPARVTGISLHSSEGRALYQVHYEGSEGQGSSFYDMVVVTTPLHTSRSNFTFENFEPPIANFPRAFQPSVTSVVHGYLNSSYFGFPDPKLFPFASILTTDTPDLFFNAMDNICPVNISVAFRRKQPQEAAVWRVLSQQPLDKQQLKTLFRSYYSVQVTEWQSYPRYDSTKSLPPIVLHDNLFYLSGVEWVASSMEMIAVAAKNVALLAYNRWYQDLEKIDQKDLMHKVKTEL; from the exons ATGGGGGCACCGCGCATCCTCGGCGTGGTGGTTGTCGGTCGAGCATCGCCTCCTCTGAGCCCTGGCGTCACGGTGTGGAGAGCCAAATTTCGCAAAACAAGGCCGATTTTGACGCTACGCCTGTGTCTGCAGCCAGCCCACCGCTTCCCCCGGGGCCACAGGGAAgcgagcagccccagccccccggcCACGCTGCCCGGCCGGGGGGCGAGCCCGGGCCCCTCTCCCCCCGCAGCTACCGGAGGCGCCGCCTCGGTGCTCTCCGCCCTGCTGCCGGCCCAGCCCGGGCTCCGCAGGCGCCATCTGcccgctgccccctgccctcctccgGCGGGGGCCGAGCCTGTCGTGAggggcgggccgggccgggcgctgccgcTCCCGCtgccgccgggccccgccgccgccgccgcccgcgccatggccccgctgccgccgccgctgctgctgctgctgctgctggtgccggCCCTCCCGGCCCTCCCGGCCGCCTCCGccggccctgccccgccgcGCAGCATCG CCGTGGTGGGCGCCGGGCTGGGCGGCGCGGCCGTCGCCTACTTCTCGCAGCAGCAGTTCGGGCCGCAGGTGCAGCTGGATGTGTACGAGCAGGCCGGTGTGGGTGGCCGGCTGGCCACCGTCACCGTCAACAAGCAGCAGTACGAGAGCGGGACCGCGTCCATCCACGCGCTCAGCCTCCACATGCAGGACTTCGTCAAGACCCTCG gccTCAAGCAGCGGCGCGAGGTGCCAGGGAAGAGCGCCATATTCAGCGGGGAGCACTTTGTCCTGGAGGAGACCGACTGGTACCTCCTCAACCTCTTCCGGCTCTGGTGGCACTACGGCATCAGCTTCCTGCGCCTGCAGATGTGGGTGGAGGAGGTGATGGAGAAGTTCATGAG GATCTACAAGTACCAGGCGCATGGCTATGCCTTCTccagcctggaggagctgctgcgcTCGCTGGGGGGTGACGCCTTCATCAACATGACACAGCGCTCGGTGGCCGAGTCCCTGCTGGAGGTGGGCGTCACGCAGCGCTTTGTGGACGATGTCATTGCGGCCGTCCTGCGCTCCAGCTATGGCCAGTCAGTGCTGGTGCCCGCCTTTGCAG gAGCCATGTCGCTGGCAGGGGCCCAGGGCAGCATGTGGGCAGTGGAAGGAGGCAACAAACTGGTGTGCTCGGGTCTGTTGAAGCTGACCAAAGCCAATGTCATACCTGCCAGGGTGACGGGCATCTCTCTGCACAGCTCGG AAGGGAGAGCCCTGTACCAGGTGCACTACGAGGGCAGCGAAGGCCAGGGCTCGTCTTTCTACGACATGGTGGTGGTGACAACTCCCCTGCACACCAGCAGGAGCAACTTCACCTTTGAGAACTTCGAGCCACCCATCGCCAACTTCCCTAGAGCCTTCCAGCCCTCTGTCACCTCTGTGGTGCACGGCTACCTCAACTCTTCCTACTTCGGCTTCCCTGACCCCAAGCTCTTCCCCTTCGCCAGCATCCTCACCACTGACACCCCTGACCTATTCTTCAACGCCATGGACAACATCTGTCCTGTCAACATCTCGGTGGCTTTCCGTCGCAAGCAGCCCCAGGAGGCTGCGGTGTGGCGAGTCCTGTCCCAGCAGCCACTggacaagcagcagctgaagaccCTCTTCAGGTCCTACTACTCGGTGCAGGTGACGGAGTGGCAGTCGTACCCCCGCTATGACTCCACCAAGTCCCTCCCGCCCATCGTGCTCCACGACAACCTCTTCTACCTCAGCGGTGTGGAGTGGGTGGCCAGCTCCATGGAGATGATAGCTGTGGCGGCCAAAAATGTGGCCCTTCTGGCTTACAACCGCTGGTATCAGGACCTGGAGAAAATCGACCAGAAGGACTTGATGCACAAGGTGAAGACTGAGCTGTGA